GTCCTCCAGCATGGAGGCGCGCAGGTGCGCCAGGAGGCGGGTCAGCAGGCGCGAGACCTGCATCTGCGAGATGCCGAGCGCGGCGCCGATCTGCGCCTGGGTCAGCTCCTCGCCGAAGCGCATCTGCAGCATGCGGCGCTCGCGGTCGGTGAGCTGCTCGAGCAGCGGCGCGAGGGTCTGGATGTCCTCGACGCGCTCCAGGGCCGGCTCCTCCTCGCCCATGACGTCGGCGAGGGTGTGGCCGTCGGCCGAGCCTTCGCCGCGCTCCGCGTGCGCGGTGTGCGGGGCGTCCAGCGAGCCGCTGGTGTGGCCGTTGGCGGCGACGAGACCCTCTATGACCTCCTCCTCCGAGAGGCCGAGGTGGTCGGCGAGGTCGGCGACGGTGGGCGAGCGGTCGAGCGTGGTGGTCAGCTGCTCCTTCGCCTTGGCGATGTCGATGCGCAGCTCCTGGAGCCGGCGCGGGACGCGGACGGCCCAGGACGTGTCGCGGAAGTGCCGCTTGATCTCACCTGTGATGTACGGCATGGCGAGGGTCGCGAACTCGTTCTCGCGGGCCGGGTCGAACCGGTCGATCGCCTTGATCAGGCCGATGGTGCCGACCTGGACGATGTCCTCGATGTCGCCTCCGTCACCCCGGCCGCGGAAGCGGCGCACGGCGTACTGGACGAGTGAGGCGTTCATCTCTATGAGCGCGTTGCGGACGTACTGGTGTTCCGGGGTGCCCTCGGGCAGTTCGTGCAGCCGCCGGAAGAACACCCGTGAGAGCTCCCTCGCATCGGCGGGAGCCACCTCCCTAGGCTCCTCGATCCGCGGCAGGTCCGCGATCCGGGCGGCCTGGATGCCGCGGCGCGGACGCGGGACGACTGAGACGGTTTCGGAAGTGGAGGACGGGGCAAAGGCGGGCATGGGGGTTCGCTCCTTGGGCTTGTCGGCTTGCGGCGCGGGACCTTGACTGCCGTAGATGGTGGTCTCTTTCATCTTATACGTCAAGAATTGCCGGAAATGCGGCCGTCCGTTTACCCGCGCGCGCACGCGAGGCGCATCCGCGCGCGCGACCGGCGGTTCGGATGGCGACGGAGCGGAACCGTTGCCGGCAGCTACCTCGTGCGGCGGGGCAGGGCGTGACCGCGTACGTCCTCGACACGCGAAGGAGGCGAAGCTCGTGTCCGTACGGGTGCTCGACTGGTCGGGCCAGGGCACCACGGAGCAGGTGGTCGCCGGAATCGACCGGGTCACCCGCAACGCCGGGAAGCCCGCCGTCGCGAACATGAGCCTGGGCGGCGACCCCGACGAC
The Streptomyces sp. NBC_01296 DNA segment above includes these coding regions:
- a CDS encoding SigB/SigF/SigG family RNA polymerase sigma factor, which gives rise to MPAFAPSSTSETVSVVPRPRRGIQAARIADLPRIEEPREVAPADARELSRVFFRRLHELPEGTPEHQYVRNALIEMNASLVQYAVRRFRGRGDGGDIEDIVQVGTIGLIKAIDRFDPARENEFATLAMPYITGEIKRHFRDTSWAVRVPRRLQELRIDIAKAKEQLTTTLDRSPTVADLADHLGLSEEEVIEGLVAANGHTSGSLDAPHTAHAERGEGSADGHTLADVMGEEEPALERVEDIQTLAPLLEQLTDRERRMLQMRFGEELTQAQIGAALGISQMQVSRLLTRLLAHLRASMLEDPDPA